In Tachyglossus aculeatus isolate mTacAcu1 unplaced genomic scaffold, mTacAcu1.pri scaffold_143_arrow_ctg1, whole genome shotgun sequence, a single window of DNA contains:
- the LOC119923091 gene encoding vomeronasal type-1 receptor 3-like, with amino-acid sequence MLTSDIIFGIIFLYQSVFGFLGNATVFVVYMNSFITHPQQKKPKDLILTHLTVANTVTLLTRGVPETMVAFGMRNIFNDVGCQSVMYINRVSRGLSICTTCLLSVFQAVTISPSTSQLARFKLRASKYILPSFLFFWILNMLIYIRVITSVQAIRNVTIMGHGYVLKYCSTIPDLDFICSVTFISAMTIRDLFFIFLMSWSSGYMVNVLYRHRKQVQHIHSTCVTPRSSAETRATQTIVVLVSCFVCFYWINSFITVYLTNVVDKDLHLESTTAFLSACYPSLCPLVLVSSDPRVLQGV; translated from the coding sequence ATGCTAACCAGCGACATAATCTTTGGAATTATTTTCCTCTACCAGAGTGTCTTTGGATTCCTAGGAAATGCAACTGTGTTTGTGGTGTATATGAACAGTTTCATAACTCATCCCCAGCAAAAGAAGCCCAAAGATCTGATCCTTACCCACCTAACCGTGGCCAACACGGTGACCCTTCTTACCCGTGGGGTCCCAGAGACCATGGTGGCTTTTGGGATGAGGAATATTTTCAATGATGTTGGGTGTCAGAGTGTCATGTACATTAACAGAGTATCTCGTGGCCTTTCCATCTGCACCACCTGTCTTTTGAGTGTCTTCCAAGCTGTCACCATCAGTCCCAGCACCTCCCAGTTGGCCAGGTTCAAACTCAGGGCCTCCAAAtacatcctcccttccttcctcttcttctggatCCTCAACATGTTGATCTACATCAGAGTGATTACCTCCGTTCAAGCAATCAGAAATGTTACCATCATGGGGCATGGATATGTTTTGAAATACTGTTCCACTATTCCGGATCTAGATTTTATCTGCTCAGTTACCTTTATAAGTGCCATGACTATCCGAGATCTCTTCTTCATATTCCTCATGAGCTGGTCAAGTGGCTACATGGTGAACGTGCTCTACCGGCACCGCAAACAAGTCCAGCatatccacagcacctgtgtcacCCCCAGGTCCTCTGCAGAGACCAGAGCCACCCAGACCATCGTGGTCCTGGTCAGTTGCTTTGTTTGCTTTTACTGGATCAACAGCTTTATAACAGTCTATCTGACCAATGTAGTTGATAAAGATCTTCACCTCGAGAGCACAACGGCTTTTCTCTCAGCCTGTTACCCGTCCCTCTGTCCCCTGGTCCTGGTCAGCAGTGATCCCCGG